A genome region from Maridesulfovibrio salexigens DSM 2638 includes the following:
- a CDS encoding elongator complex protein 3, which yields MSTTFFKHPEPPHKKTRIWPVFMPFMGCPTKCIYCSQDRQTGTGAKTLSEIYQDIEHEIPTFFAQGNRKPLELAFFGGTFTALPFEWQQRFILLAAKFKQKGFLTKVRCSTRPDCIESDQILKLRESGLDMIELGIQSFSAEVLRRSARNYSPETAINACRTIRESGLSLGIQLLPGLPGTKRGDFQRDISQTIGLKPDAVRIYPCLTVKGTGLEKLYLAGKYTPWSLSRTEEELAPALLRLWQHKIHVIRIGVAHEEGFEDNIVAGPVHPALGQKIRSKALYLFLSSQLAMHGSEPKQLVVPQQYSGELWGHKGNLKPIYAKLGITPDNTKFLVCNLFEIVLK from the coding sequence ATGAGCACTACATTTTTTAAACATCCAGAACCGCCCCACAAAAAAACACGCATCTGGCCGGTTTTTATGCCTTTTATGGGCTGCCCTACAAAATGTATTTATTGCTCTCAAGATAGACAGACTGGAACAGGAGCTAAGACATTAAGCGAAATATATCAAGACATTGAGCATGAAATTCCCACATTTTTCGCTCAAGGCAATCGCAAACCACTTGAATTGGCATTTTTCGGTGGAACTTTTACCGCACTTCCCTTTGAATGGCAGCAACGTTTCATTTTACTTGCCGCAAAATTCAAACAAAAGGGGTTCCTGACCAAAGTACGCTGCTCCACAAGACCGGACTGTATTGAGTCAGATCAGATTTTAAAACTGCGGGAATCCGGACTGGACATGATTGAACTGGGCATCCAGAGCTTTTCAGCAGAAGTTCTGCGCCGCTCCGCACGCAACTACTCCCCTGAAACTGCTATCAATGCTTGCCGCACCATCCGGGAAAGCGGTCTTTCGCTGGGTATTCAGCTTTTACCCGGGCTGCCCGGAACAAAGCGCGGAGATTTTCAGCGCGACATCAGCCAAACCATTGGTCTCAAGCCCGATGCGGTGCGTATCTATCCCTGCCTAACGGTGAAAGGAACCGGACTGGAAAAACTATACCTCGCGGGTAAATACACTCCGTGGTCTTTGAGCCGAACTGAAGAGGAACTTGCACCTGCCCTGCTGCGTCTCTGGCAGCACAAAATCCATGTTATCCGTATAGGGGTCGCCCACGAAGAAGGCTTTGAAGATAACATTGTAGCTGGGCCTGTCCACCCGGCTTTAGGACAAAAAATCCGCTCCAAAGCTCTTTACCTTTTCCTGAGCTCCCAACTGGCCATGCACGGATCAGAACCAAAACAACTAGTCGTTCCTCAACAGTACTCAGGCGAACTCTGGGGACACAAAGGCAACCTTAAACCCATATATGCCAAGCTCGGCATTACTCCTGACAACACAAAATTCTTGGTATGCAATTTATTTGAAATTGTCCTTAAATAA
- a CDS encoding integration host factor subunit alpha: MATGNTLTKASVVDYIYEKTDRNRAEIKELVESILDIMKQAVKKDHAMLISGFGKFEAYDKNARKGRNPQTNEAITLPARKVVVFRLSRKFRAELNG; this comes from the coding sequence ATGGCTACCGGAAACACCCTTACTAAAGCCAGCGTTGTTGACTACATCTATGAAAAGACTGACCGGAACAGAGCTGAAATCAAGGAACTGGTTGAATCCATCCTCGACATCATGAAGCAGGCCGTGAAGAAAGATCACGCCATGTTGATCAGTGGTTTCGGTAAATTCGAAGCTTACGACAAAAATGCTCGTAAGGGACGCAACCCCCAGACCAATGAAGCAATCACCCTGCCCGCACGCAAGGTTGTTGTTTTCAGGCTCTCCCGCAAGTTCAGGGCTGAACTGAACGGATAG
- a CDS encoding cyclic nucleotide-binding domain-containing protein, whose protein sequence is MADYWTAIPLFQNLEQEELQQVKSIFANIAVRSGTEIISEGEEGDEMFILVDGKVRITKAMLMKGMSLPLSEIKNTCKVLANLDDSSYPMFGEIALIDRDHRSATVTVVEDSEFLVTDRLKFFDFVEKHPQTGSKLLMTIGKRLTATVRRNNNELVKLTTALALALSRSTK, encoded by the coding sequence ATGGCTGATTACTGGACGGCTATCCCACTTTTCCAAAATCTCGAGCAGGAAGAACTCCAACAGGTTAAATCTATTTTTGCCAATATTGCGGTGCGCTCCGGCACGGAAATCATCTCCGAGGGAGAGGAAGGGGATGAAATGTTTATCCTTGTGGACGGAAAAGTCCGCATTACCAAGGCCATGCTCATGAAAGGCATGTCCTTACCTTTAAGTGAGATTAAAAACACCTGTAAGGTACTGGCCAACCTTGATGACAGCAGCTATCCCATGTTCGGCGAGATAGCTCTCATTGACCGCGACCACCGCTCAGCAACAGTCACAGTGGTTGAAGATTCCGAGTTTCTAGTTACTGACCGCTTGAAATTTTTCGACTTTGTGGAAAAGCACCCGCAAACAGGCTCCAAATTACTCATGACTATCGGTAAGCGACTAACTGCAACAGTGCGCCGAAACAATAATGAACTGGTCAAACTGACTACCGCACTGGCGCTGGCTCTCTCCCGAAGCACTAAATAA
- a CDS encoding septal ring lytic transglycosylase RlpA family protein — protein MSRYVLMLAVLLLLIPAGCAKKKVYSTPAITHHKVKRQDSPNVVKPVLKTDPYTVHGRTYIPHLSSKGYKAQGLASWYGDDFHGKTTANGETYNMYAMTAAHRTLPMGTMLEVTDRSSGRKVIVRINDRGPFADPDLRIIDLSYSAASKLGIVNKGITPVELRAIEDVNVEPVEATEIVAETAAPAEEAVMEETVQAAPEVEEIIITEEATAQAHYYIQVGAFTDHDRAQNVLQSLRDGGYKESRMVEVNVNGQQFMRVQAGYFYNIPAAEDAMTSLGDEYGNVILVTE, from the coding sequence ATGTCCAGATATGTACTTATGCTTGCAGTCCTGCTGCTGCTCATACCCGCAGGCTGTGCAAAAAAGAAAGTTTATTCCACTCCCGCAATCACTCATCATAAAGTGAAGAGGCAGGATTCCCCCAATGTGGTCAAGCCGGTCCTGAAAACAGACCCGTACACCGTACATGGCCGGACCTATATTCCCCATCTCAGCTCCAAAGGCTACAAAGCTCAGGGACTTGCTTCATGGTATGGTGACGACTTTCACGGCAAGACGACAGCTAACGGCGAAACATATAATATGTACGCTATGACCGCAGCCCACCGGACCCTGCCCATGGGCACCATGCTTGAAGTTACCGACCGCTCCAGCGGGCGCAAGGTAATCGTCCGGATTAACGACCGCGGTCCCTTTGCCGATCCAGACCTGCGAATTATCGACCTTTCATACTCTGCTGCATCCAAGCTCGGCATTGTGAACAAAGGTATCACCCCGGTTGAACTACGTGCCATTGAAGATGTTAACGTGGAACCGGTAGAGGCCACTGAAATTGTAGCTGAAACAGCAGCTCCGGCAGAAGAGGCTGTAATGGAAGAAACTGTGCAGGCCGCACCTGAAGTTGAAGAAATCATCATCACTGAAGAAGCGACTGCTCAGGCCCACTACTACATTCAGGTGGGTGCATTCACCGACCATGACCGCGCTCAGAATGTGCTGCAATCCCTGCGAGATGGCGGCTATAAGGAATCACGCATGGTGGAAGTGAACGTAAACGGCCAGCAATTCATGCGAGTTCAGGCGGGATACTTTTACAACATCCCGGCTGCCGAAGATGCTATGACTAGTTTAGGCGATGAATACGGCAACGTAATTCTCGTTACTGAATAG
- a CDS encoding HIT family protein, whose amino-acid sequence MSNQDCIFCKIIAGEIPCFKIYETDKVLSFLDIGPVNKGHALVIPKQHCENIWDLPAELGQDIITAAQLAGDAIVKATGADGLNLIMNNNEAAGQLVFHAHFHLIPRFKEDGFVHWAQSEYESMDEASELAQKIEKMIMG is encoded by the coding sequence ATGAGTAATCAGGATTGTATTTTCTGCAAAATTATAGCCGGTGAAATTCCCTGCTTCAAGATTTATGAAACAGATAAGGTGCTCAGCTTTCTGGATATCGGGCCGGTCAATAAAGGCCATGCTCTTGTAATTCCCAAGCAGCACTGCGAAAATATTTGGGATCTGCCCGCAGAACTGGGGCAGGATATAATCACCGCCGCCCAGCTTGCCGGAGATGCCATAGTCAAGGCAACAGGCGCTGATGGCTTAAACCTGATTATGAACAATAATGAAGCGGCAGGACAGTTGGTCTTCCATGCCCACTTTCACCTTATTCCCAGATTTAAAGAGGACGGTTTCGTCCACTGGGCCCAGAGTGAATATGAAAGTATGGATGAAGCATCTGAGCTTGCCCAAAAGATAGAAAAGATGATAATGGGATAA
- a CDS encoding Crp/Fnr family transcriptional regulator has product MRCVCDQCAAADSAGTGKCLKDFWIFDHFCESQLQDLQTIGIRREIPAGQLIFNQGGKADELFLIRSGSIKLSKVSEDGTEVTLDFRRYGDVLGEDIFSGVEAYPVSAMAIDDTVTCGFNLSDFQSLVRKKPDIGLSVIKSMSNKISALSNRIGSIAEVNLEDRLYSVLSSISKEHGCRIGDEYTFPFKLTHEELAFLVGAHRVSITKAMQALISKGRICCTNKIITLKNC; this is encoded by the coding sequence ATGAGATGTGTATGTGATCAATGTGCAGCTGCGGATTCAGCCGGGACAGGCAAATGCTTAAAGGATTTTTGGATATTTGATCATTTCTGTGAGAGCCAGCTGCAAGATTTGCAGACCATAGGCATCAGAAGGGAGATACCTGCCGGACAGCTTATCTTTAACCAAGGCGGAAAGGCTGATGAATTGTTTCTTATTAGATCGGGAAGTATCAAACTCAGCAAGGTCAGTGAAGACGGTACAGAAGTGACCCTTGATTTTCGTAGGTATGGCGATGTGCTTGGTGAAGATATCTTTTCCGGTGTTGAAGCCTATCCTGTAAGTGCCATGGCAATAGATGACACAGTTACCTGCGGCTTTAATTTGAGTGATTTCCAGTCGCTTGTCCGGAAAAAACCGGACATTGGACTTAGTGTGATAAAGTCCATGAGCAATAAGATTTCGGCACTCTCCAACAGGATTGGAAGTATTGCGGAGGTCAACCTTGAAGACAGGCTCTACAGTGTCCTTTCCAGTATTTCCAAGGAACATGGTTGCCGGATTGGTGATGAGTACACTTTCCCGTTCAAATTAACTCACGAAGAACTGGCTTTTCTGGTTGGAGCGCACCGGGTCAGTATCACTAAAGCTATGCAGGCATTGATCTCCAAGGGCAGAATATGCTGCACCAATAAGATTATTACGCTTAAAAATTGTTAA
- a CDS encoding TIGR04076 family protein, producing MPVKFPAIGSKVVAKVVETKGNCTIGMKAGDEFELSTHKCGDFCGLFYKNIAGWVTTLQLGGTFPFGDDPDVQVWECPNANNRVKVELHRIRD from the coding sequence ATGCCTGTAAAATTTCCAGCTATCGGCAGTAAGGTTGTAGCAAAAGTTGTTGAGACCAAAGGGAACTGTACAATCGGGATGAAGGCCGGTGATGAATTTGAACTCAGCACCCATAAGTGCGGTGATTTTTGCGGCCTGTTTTATAAAAATATTGCAGGGTGGGTGACAACTTTGCAGTTGGGCGGAACTTTCCCTTTTGGCGATGATCCTGATGTTCAAGTCTGGGAATGCCCCAATGCAAACAACAGGGTCAAAGTGGAATTACATCGTATACGAGACTAG